One genomic segment of Meiothermus sp. QL-1 includes these proteins:
- a CDS encoding DUF177 domain-containing protein — MVPHFPSINLSRLLREGGTASAQGEITEAILVEQERIPLHTPARWRVSVTRLEREQGQAFWLSGEVAGYALMECRRCLAPTPTPVRAHFQYLLRYVAGLAHPVVVEEDEEDVLLFGHPNLDLSLFLSEAFALELPYTVLCREDCKGLCPVCGANRNEVDCGHREGRTRLAEALARLLQE, encoded by the coding sequence ATGGTTCCACACTTTCCCAGTATCAACCTGTCCCGCCTTCTGCGCGAGGGGGGCACCGCTTCGGCCCAGGGCGAGATTACAGAGGCCATCCTGGTAGAACAGGAGCGGATACCCCTCCACACCCCGGCCCGGTGGCGGGTAAGCGTGACCCGGCTGGAGAGAGAGCAGGGCCAGGCCTTCTGGCTCTCGGGGGAGGTGGCCGGGTATGCCCTGATGGAGTGCCGCCGCTGTCTTGCCCCAACCCCAACCCCGGTGCGGGCTCATTTTCAGTACCTCCTGCGCTACGTGGCCGGTCTGGCCCACCCTGTGGTGGTGGAGGAGGATGAGGAGGACGTCCTCCTTTTTGGGCATCCTAACCTCGACCTGAGCCTGTTTTTGAGCGAGGCCTTTGCCCTCGAGCTGCCCTACACGGTGCTTTGCCGGGAGGATTGCAAGGGGCTCTGTCCGGTCTGCGGGGCCAACCGCAACGAGGTGGACTGCGGCCACAGGGAGGGTCGGACCCGCCTGGCCGAGGCGCTCGCGCGGCTGTTGCAGGAGTAG
- a CDS encoding CHAD domain-containing protein: MRGVPPDSWLRHLEKHLPLARTGEDPEGVHQVRVAGRRLRVWLRLAGMRVLDDDLAWLVRSAGRVRDLEVLLGMKLPEAFLKWVRGLLQEARLELRPVLDSPRLAGLLQALSLLPPLEPGSARLRLARFSAQVERRAARWMQEGGFEPMHALRRALRRLRYAREWLGEDAREVKALQEVFGRAGDLHFTLGYLQRFEAEGGGLPRGYLGRKEVELAAAMEEARAAWLRWGSRALR, encoded by the coding sequence GTGCGAGGGGTGCCCCCGGATTCCTGGCTGCGGCATCTAGAAAAGCACCTGCCCCTGGCCCGCACGGGCGAGGACCCCGAGGGGGTGCACCAGGTGCGGGTGGCGGGGCGGCGCCTGCGGGTCTGGCTTCGTTTGGCGGGTATGCGCGTGCTGGACGACGACCTGGCCTGGCTGGTGCGTTCGGCTGGCCGGGTGCGCGACCTGGAGGTGTTGCTCGGGATGAAGCTGCCCGAGGCCTTCCTCAAATGGGTCCGGGGCCTTTTGCAGGAAGCCCGGCTCGAGCTGCGGCCTGTGCTGGACTCCCCTCGGCTTGCGGGGTTGTTGCAGGCCCTTTCGCTTTTGCCCCCCCTGGAGCCCGGTTCGGCCAGGCTCCGGCTGGCCCGCTTTTCGGCCCAGGTGGAGCGGCGGGCGGCCCGGTGGATGCAGGAGGGGGGCTTTGAACCCATGCACGCCCTGCGGCGGGCCCTGCGCCGGCTGCGCTATGCGCGGGAGTGGCTGGGCGAGGATGCCCGAGAGGTCAAGGCCCTGCAGGAGGTTTTCGGGCGGGCAGGGGACCTGCACTTCACCCTGGGCTATTTGCAGCGCTTTGAGGCCGAGGGGGGAGGCCTGCCCCGGGGCTACCTTGGGCGCAAGGAGGTGGAGCTGGCGGCGGCCATGGAGGAGGCCCGGGCGGCCTGGCTGCGGTGGGGAAGCCGGGCTTTGCGGTAG
- a CDS encoding asparaginase, giving the protein MSAYTYAYRGSLLENRHRVSIAIVGPRGALLAYSGNPELVAPLRSTAKPFQALALYLSGAVRRFDLTPAEVALSCASHDGRPEHVALVARYLEKLGLGPEHLVCGAHPPFDPEAREALQRAGKAPGVLHNNCSGKHAGMLATALALGVSPEGYHEAAHPVQQLILQILRELSGHAHIPHAVDGCSVPTFALPLAPVARMFALLAAPEAAPARYQEGLEGVFSAMRQHPELVAGPHSIDTVLMRRVPGLLAKRGADGYYGLALRESRLGPVGVALKVESGSSEAREPMVVRLLEVLGLLSPEVELPWRRPVLRNVRWVPVGHLEARLELNWVR; this is encoded by the coding sequence ATGAGCGCCTACACCTATGCCTACCGGGGCAGCCTCCTGGAAAACCGCCACCGGGTCTCCATAGCCATCGTCGGGCCGCGGGGGGCTTTGCTAGCCTACAGCGGCAACCCCGAACTGGTCGCCCCCTTGCGCTCCACCGCCAAACCCTTCCAGGCCCTGGCCCTCTACCTGAGCGGGGCCGTTCGGCGCTTCGACCTTACCCCGGCCGAGGTGGCCCTGTCCTGCGCTTCCCACGATGGCCGGCCGGAGCACGTGGCCCTGGTAGCCCGCTACCTGGAGAAGCTGGGGCTCGGCCCCGAGCACCTGGTGTGTGGAGCCCACCCACCCTTCGACCCCGAGGCCCGCGAGGCCCTGCAGCGGGCCGGCAAAGCGCCCGGCGTGCTGCACAACAACTGTTCGGGCAAGCATGCCGGGATGCTGGCCACAGCTTTGGCCCTGGGGGTTTCCCCCGAGGGCTACCACGAGGCGGCGCATCCAGTGCAGCAGCTTATTCTGCAAATTCTGCGCGAGCTATCGGGGCATGCTCACATCCCCCACGCGGTGGACGGCTGCAGCGTGCCCACCTTTGCCCTGCCCCTAGCCCCGGTGGCCCGGATGTTTGCCCTCCTGGCGGCACCGGAGGCAGCGCCGGCACGGTACCAGGAGGGACTGGAAGGGGTGTTCTCGGCCATGCGGCAGCACCCTGAGCTGGTGGCGGGGCCCCACAGCATCGATACCGTGCTCATGCGGCGGGTGCCAGGGCTCCTAGCCAAACGGGGGGCCGACGGCTACTACGGCCTGGCCCTGCGCGAGAGCCGTCTGGGGCCCGTTGGGGTGGCCCTCAAGGTGGAAAGCGGCTCCAGCGAGGCCCGTGAGCCGATGGTGGTGCGGCTTTTGGAGGTCCTGGGGCTGCTTTCGCCTGAGGTAGAGCTGCCCTGGCGCCGGCCCGTGCTGCGCAATGTGCGCTGGGTGCCGGTGGGGCACCTCGAGGCCCGGCTCGAGCTCAACTGGGTGCGCTAG
- a CDS encoding mechanosensitive ion channel family protein gives MENLWLRGVFSLGLLLLGYWLGRAGAGLAAWLGRLTPDTRDDRYWRWAGRLWWGLVGLALLSLLAHLWQIDGPLQAWGETLLGWLGERGLAILLILGSTSLAWRLIPRLLQRVPVGSGEFSREQVRAQTLKSVLESVLQVLIVVLGTLLVLSNLGLNVTALLAGAGVVGLGISLAAQNLIRDVLNGFFILLEDQYGVGDVITVGQLSGTVERFNLRLTVLRDLEGRVHFIPNSTIQQVTVMSRDWARAVVDVSVAYESPVDRALEVVREEALAFYHDPDWRPRFTDQPPEMLGIQQLGESGIVIRVMFTTKPKEQWAVGREFRRRIKLRLDAEGIGIPYPTRRIVQG, from the coding sequence GTGGAAAACCTCTGGCTGCGGGGGGTCTTCAGCCTGGGCCTGCTCCTTCTGGGCTACTGGCTTGGCCGCGCAGGGGCCGGCCTGGCGGCCTGGCTGGGCCGGCTCACCCCCGATACGCGCGACGACCGCTACTGGCGTTGGGCAGGGCGGCTTTGGTGGGGCCTGGTGGGGCTGGCCCTGCTCTCGCTCCTGGCCCACCTCTGGCAGATAGACGGACCCCTGCAGGCCTGGGGGGAGACCCTGCTGGGCTGGCTGGGGGAACGGGGGCTGGCCATCCTGCTCATCCTGGGGTCCACCTCGCTGGCCTGGCGGCTGATACCCCGGCTGCTGCAACGGGTGCCGGTGGGCTCGGGGGAGTTCAGCCGGGAGCAGGTGCGGGCGCAGACCCTAAAGAGCGTGCTCGAGTCGGTCCTGCAGGTGCTCATCGTGGTGCTGGGAACCCTGCTGGTCCTCTCCAACCTGGGCCTCAACGTGACCGCCCTGCTGGCCGGGGCGGGGGTGGTGGGGCTTGGCATCTCGCTGGCCGCACAAAACCTCATCCGCGATGTCCTAAATGGGTTTTTCATCCTGCTGGAGGACCAGTACGGGGTGGGGGACGTGATCACCGTGGGGCAGCTTTCGGGCACGGTGGAGCGTTTCAACCTGCGCCTCACGGTGCTGCGCGACCTGGAGGGCCGGGTGCACTTCATCCCTAACTCCACCATCCAGCAGGTTACGGTGATGAGCCGGGACTGGGCCCGGGCCGTGGTGGATGTCTCGGTGGCCTACGAATCGCCGGTCGACCGGGCCCTGGAGGTGGTGCGGGAAGAGGCCCTGGCCTTCTACCACGACCCCGACTGGCGCCCCCGGTTCACCGACCAGCCCCCGGAGATGCTGGGCATCCAGCAGCTCGGGGAGTCGGGGATTGTAATTCGGGTCATGTTCACCACCAAGCCCAAGGAGCAGTGGGCCGTGGGGCGGGAGTTCCGCCGCCGGATCAAGCTGCGGCTGGACGCTGAGGGCATCGGCATCCCCTACCCCACCCGCCGCATCGTGCAGGGCTAG
- the plsX gene encoding phosphate acyltransferase PlsX — MKPIALDAMGGDRAPQVTVEGALKAQREGIPVVLVGQRAALEEELRRQGGELPIVEAPEYITMRDPATEVRKKRQASINICMELLKRGEASAVVAMGHTGATLAAALFTLGRIPGVDRPTLLIELPSERGRTYLVDGGANVDCKPEWLVQFAAMAAAYARAQGVENPQVGLLSIGEEEEKGNELTLKTLPRLKAAPGLRFYGNVEGRDIFRGTTEVVVTDGYTGNVVLKLAEGEAQTLFRWIREALAGGSWLTRLGAWLVRPALGKLRSKMDPAEYGAMPLLGVEGAVFIGHGSADARAVLSALRKAHASVRAGLVERVREGIARLKEVG, encoded by the coding sequence ATGAAACCCATCGCCCTGGATGCCATGGGGGGAGACCGGGCCCCCCAGGTCACGGTAGAAGGCGCCCTGAAGGCGCAGCGGGAAGGTATCCCGGTGGTGCTGGTGGGCCAGCGCGCGGCGCTGGAGGAAGAACTCCGCCGGCAAGGAGGGGAGCTTCCCATTGTGGAGGCCCCGGAGTACATCACCATGCGCGACCCCGCCACCGAGGTGCGAAAAAAGCGGCAGGCCTCCATCAACATCTGCATGGAGCTTTTGAAGCGAGGAGAAGCCTCGGCCGTGGTGGCCATGGGCCACACCGGGGCCACGCTGGCCGCGGCCCTCTTCACCCTGGGCCGTATCCCCGGGGTGGACCGGCCCACGCTGCTCATCGAGCTGCCCAGCGAGCGGGGCCGCACCTACCTGGTCGACGGGGGGGCCAACGTGGACTGCAAGCCGGAGTGGCTGGTGCAGTTCGCAGCGATGGCCGCCGCCTACGCCCGGGCCCAGGGGGTGGAGAACCCCCAGGTGGGGCTGCTCTCGATTGGCGAGGAGGAGGAGAAGGGCAACGAGCTGACCCTGAAGACCCTTCCCCGCCTGAAGGCCGCGCCGGGGCTCCGGTTTTACGGCAACGTGGAGGGGCGGGACATCTTCCGGGGCACCACCGAGGTGGTGGTCACCGATGGCTACACCGGGAACGTGGTGCTCAAGCTGGCCGAGGGCGAGGCCCAGACCCTCTTCCGCTGGATTCGCGAGGCCCTCGCGGGCGGCTCCTGGCTAACCCGGCTGGGGGCCTGGCTGGTGCGGCCCGCCCTGGGGAAGCTGCGGAGCAAGATGGACCCCGCGGAGTACGGGGCCATGCCCCTTTTGGGGGTGGAGGGGGCGGTCTTCATCGGGCACGGCTCGGCGGACGCGAGGGCGGTGCTGAGCGCGCTGCGCAAGGCCCATGCCAGTGTGAGGGCCGGTCTGGTGGAGCGGGTGCGGGAGGGCATCGCCCGGCTAAAGGAGGTGGGCTAG
- a CDS encoding cytochrome P450 encodes MQTHHLNINDPAFVYDPYPTLRTLREELPVFFDPVWNKIFFLRYDDIANLLRERRLGRSITHILSRDELGWPPPNPLTRDFDHFQENHMLDNEPPKHTRLKGLFMKVFTPARVEGLRGRVERIVHQLLDRAEDQGQMDLLKDYAEPLPVTVIAELLGVPEEDRHLLRPWSAKIVKLYELGYTEEQAREANQAVVEFSQYIRALAEERRRRPRDDLISALVEVEEQGEKLTPDELVANSILLLNAGHEATVNGTTAGFLALSRNPEALEEVREAAAKNRSEFFKLAVEELLRYDTPLPMFERWVLEDMEYRGLQLKRGQEVALMYASGNRDPRKFPDPDRLWLTRPENPHLTFGLGIHYCLGAPLARLELQVSFQTLFRRLPGIHLATDRIEYTGGFVIRGHKAMPVAW; translated from the coding sequence GTGCAAACCCACCACCTCAACATCAACGACCCGGCCTTCGTCTACGACCCCTACCCCACCCTGCGCACGCTGCGGGAGGAGCTTCCGGTCTTCTTTGACCCGGTCTGGAACAAGATTTTTTTCCTGCGCTACGACGACATCGCCAACCTGCTGCGCGAGCGGCGGCTGGGGCGCTCAATCACCCACATTCTCTCCCGCGACGAGCTGGGCTGGCCCCCGCCCAACCCCCTGACCCGGGACTTCGACCACTTCCAGGAAAACCACATGCTCGACAACGAGCCCCCCAAGCACACCCGCCTCAAGGGGCTCTTCATGAAGGTCTTCACGCCAGCCCGGGTAGAGGGTCTGCGGGGCAGGGTCGAGCGCATCGTGCACCAGCTCCTCGACCGGGCCGAGGACCAGGGGCAGATGGACCTGCTCAAGGACTACGCCGAGCCCCTGCCGGTAACGGTGATTGCCGAGCTTTTGGGTGTTCCAGAAGAAGACCGCCATCTCTTGCGCCCCTGGTCAGCCAAAATCGTGAAGCTCTACGAGCTCGGCTACACCGAAGAGCAAGCGCGGGAGGCCAATCAGGCCGTGGTGGAGTTTTCCCAGTACATCCGCGCTCTGGCCGAGGAGCGCCGCCGGCGGCCCAGGGATGACCTCATAAGTGCTCTGGTGGAGGTGGAGGAACAGGGGGAAAAGCTCACCCCCGACGAGCTGGTGGCCAACAGCATCCTGCTGCTGAACGCCGGCCACGAGGCCACCGTCAACGGCACCACCGCCGGGTTCCTGGCCCTATCCCGCAACCCAGAGGCCCTGGAGGAGGTGCGGGAAGCCGCAGCCAAGAACCGCTCCGAGTTCTTCAAGCTGGCGGTAGAGGAGCTCTTGCGCTACGACACCCCCCTGCCCATGTTCGAGCGCTGGGTGCTGGAGGACATGGAGTACAGGGGCCTCCAGCTAAAGCGAGGGCAGGAGGTGGCCCTCATGTACGCCTCGGGCAACCGGGACCCACGCAAATTCCCCGACCCCGACCGGCTCTGGCTCACCCGGCCGGAGAACCCCCACCTCACCTTTGGCCTTGGCATCCACTACTGCCTGGGGGCCCCCCTGGCGCGGCTCGAGCTGCAGGTCTCCTTCCAAACCCTATTCAGGCGGCTTCCTGGCATCCACCTGGCCACCGACCGAATAGAGTACACGGGCGGCTTCGTCATCCGGGGGCACAAGGCCATGCCGGTGGCCTGGTAG
- the trxA gene encoding thioredoxin: MAKPIEVNDANFESVLKENQFVLVDFWAEWCGPCRMVAPVMEELAKEYAGRVTVAKLDVDENPQTAMKYRVMSIPTIILFKNGQPVEVMVGAAPKSNFVARLNKHVPVSA; the protein is encoded by the coding sequence ATGGCCAAACCCATCGAAGTGAACGATGCCAATTTTGAGAGCGTGCTCAAGGAAAACCAGTTCGTGCTGGTGGACTTCTGGGCCGAGTGGTGCGGGCCCTGCCGCATGGTGGCCCCGGTAATGGAGGAGCTGGCCAAGGAGTATGCGGGCCGGGTTACCGTGGCCAAACTGGATGTGGACGAGAACCCCCAGACGGCCATGAAGTACCGGGTGATGAGCATTCCCACCATCATCCTCTTCAAAAACGGGCAGCCGGTGGAGGTCATGGTGGGGGCTGCTCCCAAGAGCAACTTTGTGGCCCGCCTGAACAAACACGTCCCCGTAAGCGCCTAG
- a CDS encoding DUF309 domain-containing protein, producing the protein MRLADTPEVQAALALWRKGQFWEVHEVLEPLWQRLAGPGRELVQGLILLAAALHKAKTNPRGGWRNFSKALARLEGLPAEYEGIPVAALVEEARRALENP; encoded by the coding sequence GTGCGTTTGGCGGACACCCCGGAGGTTCAAGCGGCCCTGGCTTTGTGGCGAAAGGGGCAGTTTTGGGAGGTGCACGAGGTGCTCGAGCCCCTCTGGCAGCGGCTTGCGGGGCCAGGCCGCGAGCTGGTCCAGGGCCTTATCCTCCTGGCGGCCGCCCTGCATAAGGCCAAAACCAACCCCCGGGGGGGTTGGCGCAACTTCAGCAAGGCTCTGGCTCGTTTAGAGGGACTGCCTGCGGAGTACGAGGGAATCCCGGTGGCAGCCCTGGTAGAGGAGGCGCGGAGGGCGCTGGAGAACCCCTAG